Within the Dialister hominis genome, the region TTTCGATACTTTATGGAAAGATGCACCAGCTGAAGAATTCCATGAAGCAGAAGTGCCAGAAAATGATGCACAGTAATAAATTGCCATGAGGAATAGTGATTTGAAGGCAATGGGAAACTTAAAAGAAAATACAATTGAAGAACTTACAGTAGTACGTCTTTCAGATATGGGCGCATTTCTGGAAGCTGGAACCGGTAATACAAGCGATGACATACTGCTGCATAACAATCAGCAGACTCACCCGGTGGAAGTAGGACAGAAAGTTACGGTATTCTTATACCATGACCCTCATCACCGTTTGACGGCAAGTATGCATCTTCCGCAGATTCCTCTGGATGGCATAGGTTATGTCTGTGTTCTTTTGACCACCAGATTCGGTGCATTTGTCGATGTTGGTACGGAACGCGGGATATTCCTTCCGTTCTCGAACATGATTGGACGAGTGGAAAAGGATCAGTATATCTGGGTTAAATTATACAAGGATAAATCTAACCGTCTCGCTGTGACTATGCATGTAGAAGATGAAATGAGAAGAATCGCACTGCCCTGTCTTGAGTATAAGGTGGGCGATTCCATTACTGGAACCATATATAACATGACTCCGGAAGGTGCAT harbors:
- a CDS encoding CvfB family protein — protein: MRNSDLKAMGNLKENTIEELTVVRLSDMGAFLEAGTGNTSDDILLHNNQQTHPVEVGQKVTVFLYHDPHHRLTASMHLPQIPLDGIGYVCVLLTTRFGAFVDVGTERGIFLPFSNMIGRVEKDQYIWVKLYKDKSNRLAVTMHVEDEMRRIALPCLEYKVGDSITGTIYNMTPEGAFLISKDRHILFLHKSELRDDIKMGSEIKGRIVFIRKDGHVNISLRPQKESAMGTDAEALLKKLTENGGELFITDSSDPQEIKDMLGISKSAFKRAVGNLLKKKLIDLGEKSIRLVK